Proteins encoded by one window of Gordonia jinghuaiqii:
- a CDS encoding arabinofuranosidase: MLTIAGLVVPAPPHSAAAGWRYTMVAFSNGSARDMDVYESADGNEFRMLRKSAYRPPTGYVRDASIFRHTDGWYYVTYTTADGANIGFARSRDRVNWNFLYNWPVPLCCAFLPGTGDGKGLGSSSGPGSSGSAGSSDGPSLSPFTTKAWAPEWFVEGGRVNVILSMSTGGGFVPYVMTALDPGLRVWGPPVPLLSIGADHIDTTVIKVGPTYHAFTKNETKKFIQHAVSGSLFGPYRFVRPGNWGSFVEGPAVIQLPNGAWRMYLDAYRNNRYLYSDSRDGMRTWSPVKQIPGISGTVRHVGVMREPA; encoded by the coding sequence ATGTTGACCATCGCGGGACTGGTGGTCCCGGCACCACCGCACAGCGCCGCCGCCGGCTGGCGGTACACGATGGTGGCGTTCAGCAACGGCAGTGCCCGGGACATGGACGTGTACGAGTCCGCGGACGGCAACGAATTCCGCATGCTGCGGAAGTCGGCCTACCGGCCACCGACGGGCTACGTCCGCGACGCGAGCATCTTCCGCCACACCGATGGCTGGTACTACGTCACATACACGACCGCCGACGGTGCGAACATCGGATTCGCGCGCAGTCGCGATCGGGTCAACTGGAACTTCCTGTACAACTGGCCGGTCCCGCTCTGCTGCGCCTTCTTGCCGGGTACGGGCGACGGCAAGGGGCTCGGGTCGTCGAGCGGGCCGGGTTCCTCCGGCTCGGCCGGGTCCAGTGACGGTCCGTCGCTGTCACCGTTCACCACCAAGGCCTGGGCGCCCGAATGGTTCGTCGAAGGCGGCCGGGTCAACGTGATCCTGTCGATGTCGACCGGCGGCGGCTTCGTGCCCTACGTGATGACCGCACTCGATCCGGGGCTGCGGGTCTGGGGTCCGCCGGTCCCGCTCCTCAGCATCGGCGCCGACCACATCGACACCACGGTCATCAAGGTCGGTCCCACCTATCACGCGTTCACCAAGAACGAGACGAAGAAGTTCATCCAGCATGCGGTGTCGGGATCGCTGTTCGGGCCCTACCGGTTCGTGAGGCCGGGGAACTGGGGGTCATTCGTCGAGGGACCCGCCGTCATCCAGCTGCCGAATGGCGCCTGGCGGATGTATCTCGACGCCTACCGGAACAACAGGTACCTGTACTCCGACAGCCGGGACGGGATGCGGACCTGGTCGCCGGTGAAACAGATCCCCGGCATCTCCGGGACGGTGCGGCACGTCGGGGTGATGCGCGAACCGGCCTGA